GTCGTTCGACCGACGCGTGGGGCCGCCGCGGTCGGGGCGCAGCTCGATGAGCCGGCCCGAGATGCGGGTGGCGTCGAGCTTCTCGAGGGTCTCGCGGGGCAGGTTCGCGGGCAGCTCGACGAGTGAGAACTCCGGACGGATCTGGATCGAGCCGAAGTCCTCGCGGCTGAGTCCGCCCTCGTTCGCGAGCGCTCCGACGATCTGGCGCGGCTCGACCTTGTGGCGCTTGCCGACGGCGATGCGGTACGTCGCCATGGGGCCGCTGCTCGGGCGCTGGCGCCGCTCGGGGCGGTCACCGCGGTCTCCGCGGTCGAAGCGGTCGCCACCGCGGTCGCGACGGTCGCCGCGTTCGGGCTTGTCGCCGCGGGGCGGACGATCGGTCCACTCCCGCTCGGCGCGGCGCGCGGCCTCGGGCTCGAGCAGCAGGGGCGATTCACCCTGCGCCACGACGGCGAGCGCCGCCGCGACATCCGCTTCGGGCACATCGTGGTTGCGCACGTAGTGGGCGATGATGTCGCGGAAGCCGTCGATGCGCTCGTTCTGGCCGAGCGCTGCGGTGATGCGGTCGTCGAAGCGAGCGAGACGCGTGACATTGACGTCGTCGACGCTCGGCAGCTGCATCTGCACGATCGGCTGGCGCGTGGCCTTCTCGATGCGAGCGAGGAGGCTCCGCTCGCGCGGCGTGACGAAGCTGATCGCGTCGCCCGTGCGGCCCGCGCGGCCCGTGCGGCCGATGCGGTGCACGTAGGGCTCGCTGTCGGTCGGGATGTCGAAGTTCACCACGTGGCTGATGCGCTCGACGTCGAGGCCGCGAGCTGCGACATCCGTGGCCACCAGGATGTCGAGCTTGCCCGACTTCAACTGGTTGACCGTGCGTTCGCGCTGCACCTGGGCGATGTCGCCGTTGATCGCGGCGGCGGAGTACCCGCGTGCACGCAGCTTCTCGGCGAGCTCTTCGGTGACGCTCTTCGTGCGCACGAAGACGATCATGCCCTCGAAGTTCTCGACCTCGAGGATGCGCGTGAGGGCGTCGACCTTCTGCTGGTACGACACCACCAGGTAGCGCTGCGAGATCGTCGCCGACGTCTGCGTCTTGGTCTTGACGGTGATCTCTTCGGGGTCGTGCAGGTACTGCTTCGACATGCGACGGATCGCGGCCGGCATGGTCGCCGAGAACAGCGCGACCTGCTTGGTGTCGGGGGTGTCGGCGAGGATCGTCTCGACGTCTTCGGCGAAGCCCATCTTCAGCATCTCGTCGGCCTCGTCGAGCACGAGGTACTTGAGCTCCGAGAGGTCGAGCGTGCGCTTCTCGAGGTGATCCATGATGCGGCCCGGGGTGCCGACCACGATGTGCACGCCGCGGCGCAGCGCCGAGAGCTGCACGCCGTAGCCCTGGCCGCCGTAGACGGGGAGGATGTGCACGCCCTTGAGGTGCGAGGCGTACTTCTCGAACGCCTCGCAGACCTGCAGCGCGAGCTCACGGGTCGGGGCGAGCACGAGGGCCTGCGGGGTCTTCTGGGAGAGGTCGAGGCGCGAGAGGATCGGCAGCGCGAACGCGGCCGTCTTGCCGGTGCCGGTCTGGGCAAGGCCCACCACGTCGCGCCCGGCGAGGAGCGACGGGATCGTCGCGGCCTGGATCGCGGAAGGGGTCTCGTAGCCGACGTCGGAGAGGGCTTTCAGGACCGCGCCATCGAGTCCGAGGTCGGAGAATGTCGTCGCGGCGGGCTCTTCTGGAGCCTCCACCTCGACCGGAGCTTCGTCAGCAGTCACGCTTCAGGGTAGTCCGTGGAGCTGGGAGAACGCAGCTCAGCCGCGTCGGGCATCCATCGAACGACGCATTGGCACCGGGTTTCGCCGGGCATACGGTGGGAGGACGACGGGGTGACCCACGGGGGGACGACGAGATGAACAGCACTGCCACTGCGCCGGAAAGCACGGGCGCACGGCGATGGGTCGGCCTCGGCGTCCTCGCCGCCGCGCTCTCGATGATCGTGCTCGACGGCACGATCGTCGGCATCGCACTGCCGACGATCATCAACGACCTGAAGCTCGACTTCAGCGAGGCGCAATGGGTGAACGGCATCTACTCGGTGATCTTCGCCGCGCTGCTGCTGACCGCCGGGCGTCTCGGCGACCGGCTCGGTCGCCGGCGCGCGATGGTGGCGGGCATCTTGGTCTTCCTCGCCGGCAGCCTGCTGGCGGCGCTCGCGACCGGCGGCACCTCGCTCATCCTCGCCCGATTCGTGCAGGGCATCGGCGGCGCCTTCATCCTCCCGACGACGCTGTCGACGGTGAACGCCACCTTCCGCGGCCGCGACCGCGCGGTCGCCTTCGGCGTCTGGGGCGCGGTCATCTCGGGTGTCGCCGCACTCGGGCCGCTGCTCGGCGGCTGGCTCACCCAGTCGTTCGGGTGGGAGTGGATCTTCCTCGTCAACCTTCCGTTCGGCGCGATCATCCTCGTCGCCGCCTTCCTCACGGTGCCCGAGACTCGTGCCGTCATCACCTCGAAGGGCCTCGACGTCGACGGCCTGCTGCTCTCGGCGATCGGCTTCGGCGCGCTCGTGTTCGGCCTCATCGAGGGCGGCTCGCTCGGCTGGTGGGCGCCGAAGCAGCCGTTCGAGCTCTTCGGGTGGACCTGGCCGACCTCGTGGCCGATCTCCCCCGTGCCGGTGGCGATCGCGATCGGTCTCGTCGCCCTCGTGCTCTTCTTCTTCTGGGAACGGCATCGCGCGCGGAACGGCCGCTCGGCGATCCTCGACGTGCACCTCTTCTCGGTTCCCACGTTCACCTGGGGCAACCTCGTCGCGATGTGCGTCGCGATCGGAGAATTCGGCATCCTCTTCGTCCTCCCCCTGTTCATCGTGAACGCGTTGGGGCTGTCGACGCTCGCGGCCGGCTTCGTGCTCGCGGCCATGGGCCTCGGTGCGTTCGTCTCCGGCGCCATGGCCCGGCACGTCGCCGAGCGGTTCGGCGCACCGACGGTCGTCGTGATCGGCCTCGCGCTGGAGGTCGCGGGAGCGGTGATGGCGGCCGCGATGCTGTCGTCGGAGATGAACGCCTGGCTGCTCGCCGGCGTGCTCGCCCTCTACGGCCTCGGCCTCGGCCTCGCCTCGGCGCAGCTCACGGGCACGGTGCTCGCCGACATCCCGCCCGAGGAGTCGGGCCAGGGTTCGGCGACCCAGAGCACCGGGCGCCAGGTCGGCTCGGCCCTCGGCACGGCCATCATCGGCGCGGTGCTCGCGGCGGGTCTCGCGGTCGCGCTGCCGGCGCAGGTCGACACGGTCGAGGGCGTGCCCGCCGCGGCATCCGAGCAGATCGTCTCCGCGACGGAGGAATCGGCCGGCGGCACCATCCCCCAGGTCCGGGCGGAGGGCGACGACGGCAAGCTCGGGTCCGCCGGCCCCGCGGTCGCCGACGCCCTCGCCGAGGGCATGGCGGATGCCTCGCGCTGGGCGCTCCTCGCCGCCGGCGGCTTCCTCGTGCTCGGCGGGGCGTTCGCGCTCCGACTTCGCGCGGTGGCGAAGCGGCCGGGCGCGGCATCGGGAAGTGACGCCGAACCCGCGTCATGATTCACGTAGCCCTGCATCTCTTCTGATGAAGGGGGCCGAACATGTGGGGTAGGCGCAAGCAGCAGGATCCGGTGGAGCACGTCGAGTTCGTGACCTCCGTCGACGGCGGCCGGATGTCGGTGCGGTGCGGCTGCCCGCGCGATCTCGACCACGACCGGCCGACCTCGGCGGCACTGGCCGCATCCGGGCGCTCCGTCGACGCGTACGCGTTCGCCGCCTGAGGTCGGCACCGGCCTCCGGGCTCGGACCGCCCGCCTCCGCTATCGTGTGGACAGCGGCGCGCCGTGCGCGGGTGCGGCCGGGAGCACTGCCACCAGTCAGGGGGTGCAGCGGAATGCTGCAGGCGATAGGGCACATCCTTCCGATCGCGTTGGCGGTCGCGCTCAGCTCGGTGCCGCTCATGGCGACGATCGTGATCCTGCTCTCGCCGAAGCGCGGCTCGGCCTTGCCGTACCTCATCGGGTGGGTGCTCGGCATGGCGGCGCTGGTCTTCATCTGCACCGTCTCGACGCAGGCGGTGCCGACGCCGCGTTCCGCGCGCCAGCCCGACGTCGCGGTCGGCGTCGGCGAGATGATCGTCGGGGCCGGGCTCATCGTCATCGGGATCATCTCCTGGCGACGTGCCCGCAGGAATCCCGTCGAGGGCATGCCCGCCTGGCTCGGCAAGATGGAGTCGATCGGCCCCTGGAGCGCGTTCGGCCTCGGGGTGGCGCTGAACATCCGCCCCAAGGAGATCCTGCTCGCGCTCGCAGCGGGTCTGGCTGTGCGCGGCGCGGGGCTCTCGGGCTCCGAGGCGGCGATCGTGAT
The DNA window shown above is from Agromyces cerinus and carries:
- a CDS encoding GAP family protein; protein product: MLQAIGHILPIALAVALSSVPLMATIVILLSPKRGSALPYLIGWVLGMAALVFICTVSTQAVPTPRSARQPDVAVGVGEMIVGAGLIVIGIISWRRARRNPVEGMPAWLGKMESIGPWSAFGLGVALNIRPKEILLALAAGLAVRGAGLSGSEAAIVILVYTLIGASTVAVPVIATLIDAKGMQPRLLKMKEWLTRNNRVVTSLILLMVGVFIIGSGLARL
- a CDS encoding DEAD/DEAH box helicase → MTADEAPVEVEAPEEPAATTFSDLGLDGAVLKALSDVGYETPSAIQAATIPSLLAGRDVVGLAQTGTGKTAAFALPILSRLDLSQKTPQALVLAPTRELALQVCEAFEKYASHLKGVHILPVYGGQGYGVQLSALRRGVHIVVGTPGRIMDHLEKRTLDLSELKYLVLDEADEMLKMGFAEDVETILADTPDTKQVALFSATMPAAIRRMSKQYLHDPEEITVKTKTQTSATISQRYLVVSYQQKVDALTRILEVENFEGMIVFVRTKSVTEELAEKLRARGYSAAAINGDIAQVQRERTVNQLKSGKLDILVATDVAARGLDVERISHVVNFDIPTDSEPYVHRIGRTGRAGRTGDAISFVTPRERSLLARIEKATRQPIVQMQLPSVDDVNVTRLARFDDRITAALGQNERIDGFRDIIAHYVRNHDVPEADVAAALAVVAQGESPLLLEPEAARRAEREWTDRPPRGDKPERGDRRDRGGDRFDRGDRGDRPERRQRPSSGPMATYRIAVGKRHKVEPRQIVGALANEGGLSREDFGSIQIRPEFSLVELPANLPRETLEKLDATRISGRLIELRPDRGGPTRRSNDRGGDGGGDGDKSYRKPRHKG
- a CDS encoding DHA2 family efflux MFS transporter permease subunit gives rise to the protein MNSTATAPESTGARRWVGLGVLAAALSMIVLDGTIVGIALPTIINDLKLDFSEAQWVNGIYSVIFAALLLTAGRLGDRLGRRRAMVAGILVFLAGSLLAALATGGTSLILARFVQGIGGAFILPTTLSTVNATFRGRDRAVAFGVWGAVISGVAALGPLLGGWLTQSFGWEWIFLVNLPFGAIILVAAFLTVPETRAVITSKGLDVDGLLLSAIGFGALVFGLIEGGSLGWWAPKQPFELFGWTWPTSWPISPVPVAIAIGLVALVLFFFWERHRARNGRSAILDVHLFSVPTFTWGNLVAMCVAIGEFGILFVLPLFIVNALGLSTLAAGFVLAAMGLGAFVSGAMARHVAERFGAPTVVVIGLALEVAGAVMAAAMLSSEMNAWLLAGVLALYGLGLGLASAQLTGTVLADIPPEESGQGSATQSTGRQVGSALGTAIIGAVLAAGLAVALPAQVDTVEGVPAAASEQIVSATEESAGGTIPQVRAEGDDGKLGSAGPAVADALAEGMADASRWALLAAGGFLVLGGAFALRLRAVAKRPGAASGSDAEPAS